The following coding sequences are from one Rutidosis leptorrhynchoides isolate AG116_Rl617_1_P2 chromosome 11, CSIRO_AGI_Rlap_v1, whole genome shotgun sequence window:
- the LOC139876913 gene encoding feruloyl CoA ortho-hydroxylase F6H1-3-like gives MAPSFVDTRELKTFVVDDGHGVKGLSELNIKTLPELFIQPLEKRLDMTKVVPNESIPVIDMSNSEDPKVIKAICDAAENWGFFQIVNHGVPLSVLEDVKDATKRFFALPANEKKKYLFKNSPTKNVRLVTSFIPEVDKVLEWKDYLSCFYVSNDEAMAFWPPVCRDQVLEYMNKSEPLIKRLLEVLMTRLGISKLDETNQPFLMGSRRMNLNYYPICPNPELTVGVGGHSDVSTLTVLLQDQTRGLYVRKLDSDNWVHVPPINGSLTINIGDALQIMSNCRYKSIEHHVVANGHENRVSVPIFVNPRPSDIIGPLPQVIGRGEKALYKKVLYSDYVKHFYRKSHNGKDTIDFAKA, from the exons ATGGCACCATCATTTGTGGATACTCGTGAACTCAAAACATTCGTGGTCGACGATGGGCACGGCGTGAAGGGTCTATCTGAGTTAAACATCAAAACATTACCCGAACTATTCATTCAACCTCTTGAAAAACGACTCGATATGACCAAAGTCGTGCCAAATGAGTCCATCCCAGTTATCGACATGTCGAATTCTGAAGATCCCAAGGTAATAAAAGCGATTTGCGATGCAGCCGAGAATTGGGGATTTTTTCAAATTGTTAACCATGGAGTTCCTCTTAGTGTACTCGAGGACGTAAAAGATGCTACAAAAAG GTTTTTCGCGTTGCCTGCAAACGAGAAAAAGAAGTACTTGTTTAAGAACAGTCCTACGAAAAACGTTAGGCTTGTTACAAGTTTTATTCCTGAAGTTGATAAAGTTTTGGAATGGAAGGATTATCTTAGTTGCTTCTATGTTTCTAATGATGAAGCTATGGCCTTTTGGCCCCCTGTATGCAG GGATCAAGTTCTGGAATACATGAACAAGTCCGAGCCTCTTATAAAGAGGCTATTAGAAGTGCTAATGACAAGATTAGGCATATCAAAACTCGACGAAACAAACCAACCATTTCTTATGGGCTCAAGACGAATGAACCTAAACTACTATCCTATTTGCCCAAATCCTGAGCTCACGGTTGGTGTGGGTGGTCACTCAGATGTTTCAACCCTAACCGTCCTTCTTCAAGACCAAACCAGAGGGCTATATGTTCGAAAACTTGATAGTGACAATTGGGTTCATGTCCCTCCTATAAATGGATCTTTAACAATCAACATTGGTGATGCTCTTCAAATCATGAGTAACTGTCGGTACAAGAGCATTGAACATCATGTGGTTGCTAATGGTCATGAAAACCGAGTTTCGGTGCCCATTTTTGTCAACCCTAGACCTAGTGATATCATCGGGCCGTTGCCACAAGTTATCGGTAGAGGGGAGAAGGCTTTGTATAAGAAAGTTTTGTATTCGGATTATGTTAAGCATTTTTATAGGAAATCACATAATGGGAAGGATACAATTGATTTTGCAAAGGCATGA
- the LOC139874898 gene encoding zinc finger BED domain-containing protein RICESLEEPER 2-like: protein MSEDHFVRDMVKAIKEKFDKYWGECHLLMAIASVLDPRFKKWLIGMSYNILYTEDQAAKNIKEVEDALEDMYKDYLEMQNALIKEASINGIKTTKGSNWVSEHASNGSGWEEYEKYIKEVDLQKPQVSELKMYYDEGLYIMQGGMDSFNVLEWWNIHKLKFSVLSKMAIDVLAIPISTVASESTFSAWGRVIEPFRSCLAPETVQMLICGGDWIRKAGSFECL, encoded by the exons ATGTCTGAAGATCATTTTGTTCGTGATATGGTTAAAGCTATAAAGGAAAAGTTTGACAAGTATTGGGGGGAGTGCCATCTACTTATGGCTATAGCTTCTGTTCTCGATCCAAGGTTCAAAAAATGGTTGATTGGAATGTCCTACAACATTTTATATACGGAGGATCAAGCTGCCAAGAACATTAAAGAAGTAGAGGATGCACTTGAGGATATGTATAAAGACTACTTAGAGATGCAAAATGCGTTGATTAAGGAGGCTTCAATAAATGGAATCAAAACTACTAAAGGAAGCAATTGGGTTAGTGAACACGCATCAAATGGATCGGGATGGGAAGAGTACGAGAAATATATCAAAGAAGTGGATTTGCAGAAGCCACAAGTTTCTGAACTTAAGATGTACTATGATGAAGGCTTATACATAATGCAAGGAGGAATGGATTCATTCAATGTCTTAGAGTGGTGGAACATTCATAAATTGAAGTTTTCGGTTTTGTCAAAAATGGCCATAGATGTACTTGCTATTCCAATATCAACAGTTGCATCAGAGTCCACATTTAGTGCATGGGGCAGAGTCATCGAACCATTCCGATCTTGTTTGGCACCTGAAACAGTACAAATGTTGATTTGTGGAGGGGATTGGATAAG GAAAGCGGGTTCTTTTGAGTGTTTGTAA